ACGATCTTGTAATTCTCAAAGGGGTAGGGCCCAAACTTACGTTCAAAGATCTCGGCCATCTGGCTTTGCTTGGCGAACGCGCCACGCACCGCTAGATCGCTGCCCGGCACCGAATATGCCAGCAGGCGATGGCCAGTATCGAAGGCGATTTCGTTATAACGTCCGATCTGCAGGGTCGCCAAATAGGTGGCCATGGGTTCACGCTGTTCGTACACCCAGGTGTCTCGGCTGGCAGAACGGCGGTGAGCAACCATATCGCCATTGGCCACTACCCGGTACCCGGCATCGGTGGACACCTCAAAACGGTAGGAGGACTTATGGCTGGGGTGATCATTACACGGGAACCAGGTTGACGCGCCGACCGGCTGACCTGAGACCAGAACCCCGTCAGTGAGTTCTTCCCATCCCACTTCTCCCCATTGCCCGTTATCTACGTTGGGGTTGCCACCATAACGTAGCTGAAGCTCCAAGTGTTCTCCGGCTTTGACCCGCTGCGGGGTGGAGAGCACAATACGGTGGTGCTTTTTGCTCACGGAAACCTTGCGTCCCTGACAGGTGGCCTTGATGACCCTGAGCCCCTTGAGGTTCAGGGCGATCTCGTTGAGGTCTTCGAGGGCACGAATGCGAAGCATTGCTCGCCCATCAAGGTAGTTGCTGGCAAGTTTCACCACGAGGTTCACATCATAATGTTCCACCGTATAGGTTCCGGAGCCGTAGTGCTTGGTGTACTCATCTAAAATGCGATGGTGCATCGGTGGGTTGCCTCAGGCTTCCTGTGGTACTGGCTGTGCTTCTTGCGTTTCGGCGGTAGTGTTCCAGCGTACAGCGGGATTACCTCGCCAGTAGGTATTGGCAGGCAAGACTTCACCGCGCAGGATCAAGCTGGCAGGACCGGTGGTCGTACCCTCAGAAATCTGGGCGGCCGGCAGAATCACACTGTGTGGGCCCAGGGTTGCACCGGCTCCCAAGGTGACCGCGTCAATGGACATGATGCGATCGTGGAAGAGGTGGGTTTGCAAGACGGAGCCACGATTCACCGTGGCGTGATCTTCCAGGGTCACCAGATCCGCTTCGGGGAACCAATAGCTTTCGCACCAAACACCGTGGCCGATCTTGGCGCCCTGTGCACGCAAGAACCAGACCAGTGCCGGAGTTCCTGAAGCCAGGCGTGCAAACCACTGAGCACAGACCAATTCGGTGAAGGAATCAACCATTTCGGTGCGCCAGATAAATGAGCTCCACAGGGTGTGCTCACCGGAACGGATCGGACCAACAACCAGCCACTTAGCTACTACGGCAACCGCTGCGGCCACGGCCCCAGCAAGTACCAGAACAGCACCAGAAAGCAGCATGCTGACCCAAATGTTGGTGAAGCTAGCCATAGCGGCAAGGGCCCAGAGCACTCCTCCGGCAATCGCCACAGTAGTGAAGACCGCCAAGGAACGAGTCAGCTCCCAGAACGAACGCATGATCTTCAGTTTCAACCCAGGACGGTAGGTACGTTCGGACTCAGCTTCCACCGTGGTGCGGCGCAACTTATTAGGTGGCGAACCGATCCACGAGGTACCGGCTTTCATCTTCTTCGGGGTGGCCGAGAGCACCGCGATCAATGAACGCTTCGGGACTCGACGACCAGCATGCAGGATGCCGGAGTTACCCAGGAAGGCCTTCTTGCCCACACGAACCGGGGCGATATGCATCCAGCCACCACCAAGCTCATAGGAGGCGACCATGGTGTCATCGGCCAGGAACGCTCCCGAAGAGATGGTCGTCATCTTCGGGATCAACAGGACGGTCGAGATTTCCACGTCGCGTCCCACCTTCGCTCCCAAGAGGCGCAGCCAGATTGGAGTGAACAGTGAAGCGTAGAGCGGGAAGAGCTGATCGCGGGCGGTATCAAGTACACGTTCGGTGGCCCATGCCTGCCAACCGACCCGTGAGGTGACCGGGTGCCACCCCTCAACCAGGCCGATAGACAGCAGACGCACGATGAGGATGGTCAACACCATGCTCGACAGGAACCAGACGATTGCTGCCAGAAGGACGGCAGGGATGAAACGCCAACCAATGTCGGCCAGTGAATGTACCGGGCGCAGCATCGGGGTGACGGCGGAGAACGCCAACACCACAGGGATCCACTGCCACAGATTCAATACGATGGAACCAAGACCTGCCAGAACACGTGGCAGCTTGCGGTAGACCGGTTCGGCCTCTGGCCATTTTGGTTTGGCCTTGGACTGACGGGTGGCCGGGGAACCGGCATAGCGTGAATGATCGCGGGTGCTGCCGTACACCGCGGAACCAGCATCGACAATGGTGTGGGCGCCGATCACGGCTCCTGGAACCAAGATACTGCGGGCACCGATGGAGGCGTGGGCACCGACCTCGATGGCACCAACGTGCAGCTTATCGCCGTCGATCCAGTAACCACTGACATCGACCTCGGGTTCGATGGTCGCGCCGGGGCCCACGGTGAGCATGCCGGTCACCGGTGGCAAGCTGTGCAAGGTGGCAGTCTTATCGATCTTCGCACCCAGCATGCGGGCGTACCACGGAAGAAGTGGCGCACTGGACAGTGAAATTGGGTCCACCACATCAGCTACGTGCTGCGCTAACCAGAGTCGCAGGTGCACCGAACCGGAACGCGGATAAACACCAGGTGTTAGTCCGTGCAACAACAACTTATTGGCCACGATGGATAGGACCATTCGTCCTACCGGTGTGACAAAGAGCAGCCACAATCCGGCGATCACATACCACGGGGTGGGTAGGGCTTCTTCAAAGACTCCCAGAGCGACCAATGCGGCGTGGCCGATGAGGAGGTAGGTGAACCAACGTAGGCCTGAAAGGATAAAGAGTGGGAAGGAAACCAAGGTCTGCGCCAGCTGCGTCATGCGTTTGGTACGGCGCACGGTGCGTGG
The nucleotide sequence above comes from Glutamicibacter sp. B1. Encoded proteins:
- a CDS encoding M1 family metallopeptidase, with the translated sequence MHHRILDEYTKHYGSGTYTVEHYDVNLVVKLASNYLDGRAMLRIRALEDLNEIALNLKGLRVIKATCQGRKVSVSKKHHRIVLSTPQRVKAGEHLELQLRYGGNPNVDNGQWGEVGWEELTDGVLVSGQPVGASTWFPCNDHPSHKSSYRFEVSTDAGYRVVANGDMVAHRRSASRDTWVYEQREPMATYLATLQIGRYNEIAFDTGHRLLAYSVPGSDLAVRGAFAKQSQMAEIFERKFGPYPFENYKIVVVDDELEIPLEAQGLSIFGRNHLSVDWEAQRLIAHEFAHQWFGNSLTPTRWKYIWLNEGFACFSEWVYSEYAKIMPLQQRARDAWEMLEALPQDINIGDPGPKDMFDDRVYKRGALTLYALYVALGEKDFYEMLRDWTGTYQHGNVDTPKFIEHMKKHATGVDVDRILQAWLNELPLPDFPA
- a CDS encoding Pls/PosA family non-ribosomal peptide synthetase; translated protein: MNNDQTPAPDEEIYAPQFPSGALAPAPRTLIDILQATAQAHPDAPAIDDGERTESYAELLDEVKAKALRLHEQGLGAGDRIGVRVESGTRHLYEWILAILWIGAAYVPVDADDPDERAKTVFTEAEVAGIVKGTDTIVVNAQRPKPFASPRLPGLEDDAWIIFTSGSTGKPKGVAVSHRSAAAFVDAEAQMFLPADPLNTTDRVLAGLSVAFDASCEEMWIAWRNGACLVPAPRALVRSGMDLGPWLISRSITAVSTVPTLAALWPAQALDSVRLLIFGGEACPPELAGRLATDGREVWNTYGPTEATVVACGATMDGSLPVRIGLPLAGWDLAVVDPQGIPVAEGESGELIIGGVGLARYLDPEKDAEKYAPMPTLGWDRAYRSGDMVVNDPLGLIFIGRVDDQVKIGGRRIELGEIDAALNSLAGVSSAAVAVRETATGNKILVGYLQAPEDYDLSAARTALLEDLPAPMVPILAVMDHLPMKTSGKVDRNALPWPLPGAESNDSSGELPQLDEVGEFIAEAWQGALGASVSGFDADFFAAGGGSLSAAQLVSALRVRYPDMTVAELYDYPRFGALVEYLGGQQVSSEPVEPRTVRRTKRMTQLAQTLVSFPLFILSGLRWFTYLLIGHAALVALGVFEEALPTPWYVIAGLWLLFVTPVGRMVLSIVANKLLLHGLTPGVYPRSGSVHLRLWLAQHVADVVDPISLSSAPLLPWYARMLGAKIDKTATLHSLPPVTGMLTVGPGATIEPEVDVSGYWIDGDKLHVGAIEVGAHASIGARSILVPGAVIGAHTIVDAGSAVYGSTRDHSRYAGSPATRQSKAKPKWPEAEPVYRKLPRVLAGLGSIVLNLWQWIPVVLAFSAVTPMLRPVHSLADIGWRFIPAVLLAAIVWFLSSMVLTILIVRLLSIGLVEGWHPVTSRVGWQAWATERVLDTARDQLFPLYASLFTPIWLRLLGAKVGRDVEISTVLLIPKMTTISSGAFLADDTMVASYELGGGWMHIAPVRVGKKAFLGNSGILHAGRRVPKRSLIAVLSATPKKMKAGTSWIGSPPNKLRRTTVEAESERTYRPGLKLKIMRSFWELTRSLAVFTTVAIAGGVLWALAAMASFTNIWVSMLLSGAVLVLAGAVAAAVAVVAKWLVVGPIRSGEHTLWSSFIWRTEMVDSFTELVCAQWFARLASGTPALVWFLRAQGAKIGHGVWCESYWFPEADLVTLEDHATVNRGSVLQTHLFHDRIMSIDAVTLGAGATLGPHSVILPAAQISEGTTTGPASLILRGEVLPANTYWRGNPAVRWNTTAETQEAQPVPQEA